In the Enterococcus saigonensis genome, one interval contains:
- a CDS encoding prealbumin-like fold domain-containing protein: MKKGKYLSFFTVMLLLVPYIFILAGVNAKADEIYQYQDQRFIATEEVDISYKYTVNQKENSIYWQIEFKKNVLQDETKLGIQVVDVDENLVAATNTRFPEKNFSRTTNSAKEIGIVEKTANKVKEKTTYHMVFRKQIRTAQPTYRLGIRLLGQRVKQDNGKLQDIDFLSAGKVLEMEAAPVDKIEIVSLNDLLPKNEKFSPISKSVLKVFANGDWQNYNALPNVVIDEGTQLHLEQSIDLKKFVANPAVARAIGQAENQTAAKGKEVQLTYTFQFGIDKRFKLPEQASTAQPIRLANTDVNYGYYKINSAKMDSQEHIWEVTLNQNAFFIDNLILPLVLETSIELENDSGHENLLLAQTATKKTKQEIKTTQLSFQIEETTSQDQLLTYDEQLGGIPIVWETTITPRKMAGKYAKINSLTLTSEDVTPPYSEDKTSSGDGFDFFFTNEKLKKVMQDKQLPLFDITAYNERGEKVAVPHYELIGDEEKTNRSQVKFLEEVAVKLVIKTTTLTRKMHAARKVVNRVSGTSKNAGSAVSEKTLPVPEHRLHLVNDSQDEELFEWRAVYYRNAQSIGQMTTTGIPGMEKITLTVDTGELDSTSVKIFDEDGIKGRKLDERLYTVDKVDDKTVTITFFDFVKNDPKSKLTDGRYYIWYNSTEKNAQKVVAKVFSNTGLSAEATSEKKMNLTVNPISFSGWHNTMLWEVEAETISAQGDVELALTLAQRGQNFYFKEGELPKTYDSSDITSLVAKKGIVVTATNVAGVTRYLKDDEYKVYVSNKKELESPTGAWKGKRAGVQVTVPQKIKAVTKKITVYLQSNTGGIADIEAIPAKKDNMYLDATLTQANHSVNATGVSTISDERFLQNMDSQAVYNESRSKIDWIYFANTRRYDLKKEQSFDVLLDKERVIQATQSEYHYFTEKDLKQLRVYQLIPDENSRSKGVYANTNKILLSKSHYRLVKKEPLSQKGKTVYKEVEIILEEDLGCCSLAIEVSSTFDQSEKLSQEAISGSYSFVGDLTFEYNGLKFQKSEAEYLIERERLFCHEGFYNAKDNTVTWDILVNAQGDSLEQLVIEGAPVENQIIDLTSIEVSHPTIVEGEYFPGEKVKNNERLFDVRLNADTDYQNGFRIDVNRKIDYPLYVRYKAKVNGASQKVKSKTRVSADEKETLEVAREMRLKNLNKAQNQKRYTLNIANLVKGPAAPIKNSQLRLERKTQTGWQTVTSEIKTNEHGLAKVDDLAVGKYRINEIKAAGFLLNEEPYYFNIPFDPDELSTINADKFILQGHDEVVDVTIYNELKPFDLTLIYKDNEGDLLTGGRIHLSNTNRTITHNLPGFTAPETAQFIAKDLPTGNYYIQELRAPVGYQEMASEIMLSIINTGDVLINGDNTNLDYLGGFIEDQKRSFVKLKGGSQNNQIKIEILNHPIAANKAKNRHNREFFAAGVSAIFAIRNITNVYYVCGTTPIRIVDKKKEESLS, from the coding sequence ATGAAGAAGGGCAAATACTTATCATTTTTCACCGTTATGTTATTACTCGTGCCTTATATTTTTATCTTAGCCGGGGTGAATGCCAAAGCAGATGAGATTTATCAATATCAGGATCAACGCTTTATCGCAACTGAGGAAGTTGATATTTCGTACAAGTACACGGTTAATCAAAAGGAAAATAGTATTTATTGGCAAATTGAATTTAAAAAAAATGTACTTCAAGATGAAACGAAGTTGGGAATCCAGGTGGTGGATGTGGATGAGAATCTAGTAGCAGCCACCAACACTCGTTTTCCAGAAAAAAATTTTAGTCGTACCACAAATAGTGCCAAAGAAATTGGAATCGTTGAAAAGACTGCTAATAAAGTCAAAGAAAAAACGACCTATCACATGGTTTTTCGGAAGCAAATTAGAACAGCGCAACCGACTTATCGTTTGGGAATTCGCTTATTGGGTCAACGAGTTAAACAAGATAATGGAAAATTACAAGATATCGACTTTTTAAGTGCGGGAAAAGTCTTGGAGATGGAAGCTGCGCCAGTTGATAAAATCGAGATTGTCTCATTAAATGACTTGTTACCAAAAAATGAGAAATTCTCACCTATTTCAAAAAGCGTATTAAAAGTTTTTGCTAACGGTGACTGGCAAAATTACAATGCACTACCAAATGTGGTCATAGATGAAGGAACACAGCTGCATTTGGAGCAGAGTATTGATCTTAAGAAGTTTGTAGCCAACCCAGCTGTTGCGCGGGCGATTGGTCAAGCAGAAAATCAGACTGCTGCTAAAGGCAAAGAAGTTCAACTTACTTATACGTTCCAATTTGGCATTGATAAACGATTCAAATTACCCGAGCAAGCTAGCACGGCACAGCCGATTCGGTTGGCAAACACAGACGTTAATTACGGTTATTATAAAATAAACTCTGCCAAAATGGACAGTCAAGAACATATTTGGGAAGTAACCTTGAATCAAAATGCATTTTTTATTGATAATTTGATTTTACCGTTGGTGTTAGAAACTAGCATTGAATTAGAAAATGATAGTGGTCACGAAAATTTATTATTGGCGCAAACAGCTACAAAAAAGACAAAGCAAGAAATTAAAACAACACAGTTAAGTTTTCAGATTGAAGAAACGACATCACAAGATCAGCTACTGACTTATGATGAGCAACTCGGAGGTATCCCAATCGTCTGGGAAACGACCATTACACCGAGAAAAATGGCTGGAAAATACGCCAAAATTAATAGTCTGACGTTAACAAGCGAGGATGTAACACCGCCATATAGCGAGGATAAGACAAGTAGTGGGGATGGATTTGACTTTTTCTTTACGAATGAAAAATTAAAAAAAGTAATGCAAGATAAGCAATTGCCGCTATTTGACATTACGGCGTATAACGAACGCGGTGAAAAAGTTGCTGTGCCACACTATGAATTAATTGGCGACGAAGAAAAAACCAATCGTTCACAAGTGAAATTTCTGGAAGAAGTTGCGGTTAAATTGGTCATTAAGACCACAACATTAACGCGTAAAATGCATGCAGCTCGAAAAGTGGTAAATCGAGTTAGTGGGACTTCAAAAAATGCAGGCAGTGCAGTGAGTGAAAAAACATTGCCGGTACCTGAGCATCGACTTCATTTAGTAAATGATAGTCAAGATGAAGAATTATTTGAATGGCGAGCAGTTTATTATCGGAATGCGCAAAGTATTGGGCAAATGACGACTACGGGAATACCGGGAATGGAAAAAATCACATTAACTGTGGATACCGGAGAGCTAGATAGCACTTCTGTTAAAATTTTTGATGAAGATGGGATCAAAGGCCGTAAATTAGATGAGCGTCTATATACGGTTGATAAAGTGGATGACAAGACAGTGACAATTACGTTTTTTGATTTTGTTAAAAATGATCCCAAATCAAAACTAACAGATGGTCGTTATTATATTTGGTATAACTCGACAGAAAAAAATGCACAAAAAGTAGTAGCTAAAGTTTTTAGTAATACTGGGCTATCAGCTGAAGCTACCAGTGAAAAAAAGATGAACCTCACAGTCAATCCCATTTCTTTTAGCGGGTGGCACAATACGATGTTGTGGGAAGTAGAAGCAGAAACGATAAGTGCCCAAGGTGATGTAGAATTAGCGCTAACTTTAGCACAAAGAGGCCAAAATTTTTATTTTAAAGAAGGTGAATTGCCGAAAACATATGACTCAAGTGACATTACAAGTTTAGTTGCTAAAAAAGGTATTGTCGTCACCGCAACCAATGTAGCTGGCGTTACTCGCTACTTAAAAGATGATGAATATAAGGTGTATGTGAGCAACAAAAAGGAACTTGAATCGCCAACTGGCGCGTGGAAAGGTAAACGAGCAGGGGTACAGGTTACTGTGCCACAAAAGATAAAAGCGGTAACAAAAAAAATTACCGTTTATCTGCAAAGTAATACCGGTGGAATCGCAGATATTGAGGCCATTCCTGCAAAAAAAGACAATATGTATTTAGACGCGACGCTAACACAAGCAAATCATAGCGTGAACGCCACCGGGGTATCGACGATTAGCGATGAGCGTTTCTTACAAAACATGGATAGTCAAGCTGTTTACAATGAGAGTCGTAGTAAGATTGATTGGATTTATTTTGCAAATACGCGTCGCTATGATTTAAAAAAAGAACAAAGCTTTGACGTTTTACTAGATAAAGAGCGTGTAATTCAAGCTACACAAAGTGAATATCATTATTTTACAGAAAAAGATTTAAAACAACTTCGCGTCTATCAATTAATTCCGGACGAAAACAGTAGGTCAAAAGGAGTTTACGCGAATACGAATAAAATTTTATTGTCTAAATCACACTATCGGCTTGTCAAAAAAGAACCCCTTAGTCAAAAAGGCAAAACGGTTTATAAAGAAGTCGAAATTATTTTGGAAGAAGATCTGGGTTGTTGTAGTTTGGCAATAGAAGTTTCTTCTACCTTTGACCAAAGTGAGAAGTTAAGTCAAGAAGCAATTAGCGGAAGTTATAGTTTTGTCGGCGACCTTACTTTTGAATATAACGGTCTTAAGTTTCAAAAGAGTGAAGCTGAATATTTGATAGAACGAGAGCGTCTATTTTGTCATGAAGGGTTTTATAATGCCAAAGATAATACTGTTACATGGGATATATTAGTAAATGCGCAAGGAGATAGTCTAGAGCAATTAGTAATTGAAGGTGCGCCCGTTGAAAATCAAATTATTGACTTAACAAGTATTGAAGTTTCCCACCCTACTATTGTTGAAGGTGAATATTTTCCTGGTGAAAAAGTCAAAAATAACGAGCGCCTGTTTGATGTTCGGTTAAATGCAGATACCGACTATCAAAATGGCTTTCGTATCGACGTGAATCGTAAAATTGATTATCCGCTTTATGTTCGCTACAAAGCTAAAGTAAACGGTGCTAGTCAAAAGGTTAAAAGTAAGACCAGAGTAAGTGCAGATGAAAAAGAAACACTTGAGGTCGCGCGCGAAATGAGACTTAAAAATCTTAATAAAGCGCAAAATCAGAAACGTTATACATTGAACATTGCCAATTTAGTTAAAGGCCCAGCTGCGCCCATTAAAAATTCGCAATTGCGATTAGAAAGAAAAACACAGACTGGCTGGCAAACAGTTACGTCTGAAATTAAAACAAATGAGCATGGACTTGCGAAGGTAGATGATTTAGCAGTTGGAAAATATCGGATTAATGAAATAAAGGCTGCGGGATTTTTATTAAATGAAGAACCTTATTATTTCAATATCCCGTTTGATCCTGATGAATTAAGTACAATTAATGCAGATAAGTTTATACTGCAAGGCCACGATGAAGTTGTCGATGTAACGATTTACAATGAGTTAAAACCTTTTGATTTGACTTTAATTTATAAAGATAATGAAGGAGATTTACTGACAGGTGGTCGTATACATTTGTCTAATACAAATAGGACAATTACCCATAATTTACCTGGGTTCACAGCACCAGAAACAGCGCAATTTATCGCAAAAGATTTGCCCACAGGAAACTATTATATTCAAGAATTGCGTGCACCTGTTGGTTATCAAGAAATGGCAAGTGAAATCATGTTATCCATTATAAATACAGGCGATGTTTTAATCAATGGGGACAACACGAATTTGGACTATTTGGGTGGATTTATCGAGGATCAAAAGCGATCTTTTGTGAAATTAAAAGGAGGCAGTCAAAATAATCAAATTAAGATTGAAATTTTAAATCACCCTATTGCAGCGAATAAAGCGAAAAATCGTCACAATCGCGAATTTTTTGCAGCCGGTGTTTCTGCGATTTTTGCCATCCGAAATATTACGAATGTTTATTATGTCTGTGGAACAACGCCAATTCGAATAGTCGATAAAAAGAAAGAAGAATCCCTGTCATAA
- the rpe gene encoding ribulose-phosphate 3-epimerase: MKIAPSILSADFANLARDIQLVEKLGADYIHVDVMDGHFVPNITIGPAVVAAIRPVTKLPLDCHLMIEKPENFIPEFAKAGADIINVHVEATPHIHRALQMIKNENVKAGVTINPGTPVAAIKHVLNTADLVLVMTVNPGFGGQAFIPEAVDKIKELKALKEKFGYHYEIEVDGGIVPKTAEICKSAGADVFVAGSYIYNAPDPEKRIAALKEVLMK; this comes from the coding sequence ATGAAAATTGCACCATCCATTTTAAGTGCAGATTTTGCCAATTTAGCACGAGATATTCAATTAGTTGAAAAGTTAGGAGCAGATTACATTCATGTTGATGTAATGGATGGTCATTTTGTCCCTAATATCACGATCGGACCAGCTGTTGTTGCAGCGATACGACCGGTGACTAAATTACCTTTGGATTGTCATTTAATGATTGAAAAACCAGAAAATTTTATTCCGGAGTTTGCGAAAGCGGGAGCTGATATTATAAACGTTCATGTAGAAGCTACTCCTCATATTCATCGTGCGTTACAAATGATAAAAAATGAAAATGTTAAAGCTGGGGTGACAATCAATCCCGGCACGCCAGTTGCAGCTATTAAACATGTATTAAATACTGCTGACTTAGTGTTAGTAATGACCGTGAATCCCGGCTTTGGGGGCCAAGCTTTTATTCCAGAAGCAGTTGATAAAATTAAAGAATTGAAGGCTTTAAAAGAAAAATTCGGCTATCATTATGAAATTGAAGTAGATGGTGGGATTGTACCGAAAACAGCAGAAATTTGTAAATCTGCTGGTGCAGATGTTTTCGTTGCGGGTTCTTATATTTATAATGCTCCTGATCCAGAAAAAAGAATTGCTGCTTTAAAAGAAGTTTTGATGAAATGA
- a CDS encoding helix-turn-helix domain-containing protein — protein sequence MLLSPLILEDAARQKISVMEFFSDKEAGTYSINYLCSELNLSYTTLSTLTQEIHENLLNLVAEPFLITNGKILWQPANYQHNEYIQYLVRTSIPYNFILYSLTKPEVTFEKFCEDFYLSQSTILRKLRPLKKYLNSFGIRLLASKMKIAGNEAMLRMFYTTYLWAGNLGKDIHLSQFDFSDERAIMRKLQFDKACFMHPREIFLRLAVNRLRAQQGHKLELPKFKTLPFSKFLPELTSYCQKFITDPQQAYIQGRFISYMLYFTPFYINIYDFRIKELNDYYEALKKNKNSLINLIEEYEQYFFTELIPKTTPSYEETFLLRINLFVTFMNYITYQGDVPLIMDITRQKQTHEHDAYLELLKRNGEFFRRICRRKDFAWLTNCYDDLIEDITYVILPTFKKCCDDQILNVGILTIPDYFIMQTIKEVLEQFGFVKVYFTNFDDPNIDFFISTFDTLLPDNLTKPNFIIDLIADNNYEKELFAQLWNTYRKKVLQRSRLQKKSCQQFSYPLNDSSNPSISTDFDAAK from the coding sequence ATGTTACTAAGTCCGTTAATTTTAGAAGACGCCGCTAGACAAAAAATCAGCGTGATGGAATTTTTTTCAGATAAAGAAGCCGGCACGTATTCCATAAATTATCTTTGCTCAGAACTCAATTTGTCCTATACAACATTAAGCACCCTAACACAAGAAATCCATGAGAATTTATTAAATCTTGTAGCAGAACCTTTTTTAATTACTAATGGAAAAATCTTATGGCAACCAGCAAATTATCAGCATAACGAATACATCCAGTATCTCGTTCGGACCTCCATTCCGTATAATTTTATCTTGTATTCTTTAACCAAACCGGAAGTAACTTTTGAAAAATTTTGTGAAGATTTTTACTTAAGCCAGTCAACAATTTTACGTAAATTGCGGCCACTAAAGAAGTATTTAAACTCTTTTGGAATCCGTCTATTGGCTTCGAAAATGAAGATTGCTGGAAACGAAGCTATGTTGCGAATGTTTTATACAACGTATTTGTGGGCAGGAAATTTAGGAAAAGATATCCATCTTAGTCAATTTGACTTTAGTGATGAACGTGCCATTATGCGAAAACTTCAATTTGATAAAGCTTGTTTCATGCATCCGCGAGAAATATTTCTTCGCCTTGCCGTTAATCGCTTACGAGCACAACAAGGTCACAAACTGGAATTGCCCAAATTTAAAACGTTACCTTTTAGTAAGTTTTTGCCTGAGTTGACGTCTTATTGCCAAAAATTCATTACTGATCCGCAGCAAGCTTACATACAAGGACGTTTTATTTCATACATGCTGTATTTCACACCTTTTTATATCAACATCTACGACTTCCGCATAAAAGAGCTGAACGATTATTATGAAGCCCTTAAAAAAAATAAAAACAGTTTAATTAACTTGATTGAAGAGTATGAACAGTATTTTTTTACTGAGTTAATTCCAAAAACAACGCCAAGCTACGAAGAGACCTTTCTATTGCGTATCAATTTATTCGTAACATTCATGAATTATATCACCTATCAAGGAGATGTTCCTTTAATTATGGATATTACGCGCCAGAAGCAAACGCATGAACATGATGCTTATCTCGAATTATTAAAGCGAAACGGTGAGTTTTTCCGTCGAATTTGCCGACGGAAAGACTTTGCTTGGCTTACGAATTGTTATGATGATTTAATAGAAGATATAACGTATGTCATCTTACCAACTTTCAAAAAATGTTGTGATGACCAAATACTAAATGTTGGCATTTTAACAATTCCCGATTACTTTATTATGCAAACAATTAAAGAGGTTTTAGAGCAGTTTGGCTTTGTCAAAGTTTATTTTACGAACTTTGATGACCCCAATATCGATTTTTTTATCAGCACATTTGATACCCTCTTGCCTGATAATTTGACCAAACCAAATTTTATCATCGATTTAATTGCCGATAACAACTACGAAAAAGAACTCTTTGCACAACTTTGGAACACTTATCGCAAAAAGGTATTGCAACGTTCCCGTCTACAGAAAAAAAGCTGCCAGCAATTTTCTTATCCATTAAATGACTCTTCTAATCCTTCAATTTCTACGGATTTTGATGCTGCTAAATAA
- a CDS encoding class C sortase, translating to MSKKKSNKNKMTKDEKINLGLKFMMVILFLIGAAVFSYPFVVDSLNNYIDQQRIESYQKELQEKNQKETAALKKKKAAENAKMAAKGTSIPGMGVVEDPFEESVGHNTSPGRAYFAQHTVGAIYIPKINISLPVFDTTNDVLLDKGATILQGSSFPIGGKSTHSVITGHTGLPNKMIFTEVDKLEKGDKFYLEILNEKLAYQVTKIKTVLPNELDTLKVVPNQDLVTLVTCTPYMINSHRLLVTGSRIPYEEEMKKQIQKAKEYHKQRFIEYIGMIVLALGIFFYWVWRKIVLIRSRKRQYDLVFQVVDEENKQNIIGKTFCLLDYQGRKIETQADDFPKTAISDEAGYVVFKQIPGNIYRVVLDTTTQPYLKAKIARVKDSRFKIKTKKGLLKKIGKSKERNYQMNWQGGRYEEKSSQR from the coding sequence ATGAGCAAAAAAAAGAGTAACAAAAATAAAATGACCAAAGATGAAAAAATCAATTTGGGGTTGAAATTTATGATGGTCATTTTATTTTTAATAGGAGCTGCCGTCTTTTCTTATCCCTTTGTGGTAGATTCATTAAATAATTACATTGATCAACAGCGAATTGAATCCTATCAAAAAGAGCTGCAGGAGAAAAATCAAAAAGAAACTGCGGCTTTAAAAAAGAAGAAAGCGGCTGAAAATGCCAAAATGGCAGCTAAAGGAACAAGTATTCCCGGTATGGGAGTTGTCGAAGATCCTTTTGAAGAAAGTGTGGGACACAATACATCACCGGGGCGTGCATACTTTGCCCAACATACAGTAGGTGCAATTTATATTCCCAAAATCAATATCAGCCTTCCCGTATTTGATACTACAAATGATGTACTACTTGATAAAGGTGCCACAATATTACAGGGAAGTTCATTTCCAATTGGTGGCAAAAGTACCCACTCTGTTATTACTGGCCACACAGGATTGCCGAATAAAATGATTTTTACAGAGGTGGATAAATTAGAAAAAGGAGATAAATTTTATCTGGAAATATTGAATGAGAAACTAGCTTATCAGGTGACAAAAATAAAAACAGTATTGCCCAATGAGCTAGATACGTTAAAGGTCGTTCCAAATCAAGATTTGGTAACACTGGTGACGTGTACACCATACATGATCAATTCACACCGCTTGTTAGTTACAGGAAGTCGAATTCCTTATGAAGAAGAAATGAAAAAACAAATTCAAAAAGCAAAAGAATACCATAAGCAGCGTTTTATCGAATATATAGGGATGATTGTTTTAGCTTTGGGGATTTTCTTTTATTGGGTTTGGCGGAAAATAGTGTTAATTCGCAGCCGTAAACGCCAGTATGATTTGGTTTTTCAAGTAGTTGATGAAGAAAATAAGCAAAATATTATCGGAAAAACGTTCTGTTTACTTGATTATCAGGGTAGAAAAATAGAGACACAAGCGGACGACTTTCCTAAAACGGCAATTAGTGATGAAGCTGGATATGTCGTATTTAAACAAATTCCAGGGAATATTTATCGTGTTGTTTTGGACACGACAACGCAGCCGTATCTAAAGGCAAAAATAGCGCGTGTGAAAGACAGTCGCTTTAAAATAAAAACGAAAAAAGGTTTGTTGAAAAAAATTGGGAAGAGTAAAGAGCGCAATTATCAAATGAATTGGCAAGGAGGACGCTATGAAGAAAAAAGCTCCCAAAGGTAG
- a CDS encoding class C sortase, with product MKKKAPKGSVKRLIGSIMIILMFAVGSLIALYPFYINALNDFLDEKRLEQVQKELATKQDELEKKRKENEELSKGGFAPGNDPFAEEISDKQDEAYYQEHLIGRIAIPKIEVDIPLFDTTNHFLLNRGAAVLQGTSFPAGGQNTHTVISAHSGLPDRILFTDLEKVKKGDQFVLTVYGEKLAYEVNKIEVVLPSETSSLKIEAGQDLATLITCTPYMINSHRLLVTGHRVPYTDKLEKAVEKGNKAREQKNIFILMGTILLVLLLLYLLYRAIKAFVLKRRRFELTFIRENKDSEAIPAAQYILFNKKGKAPVIRNGDTLKATAQMDGTVTFEDLPGALYTLKEIKPDNTLEIKVGVKGWRQKTIRFYPNKKQTKWLIVSDKPIIRK from the coding sequence ATGAAGAAAAAAGCTCCCAAAGGTAGTGTAAAGCGGCTAATTGGCAGTATCATGATAATCTTGATGTTTGCGGTAGGGTCTTTAATTGCCTTATATCCCTTTTATATCAATGCGTTAAATGACTTTTTGGATGAAAAACGTTTGGAACAAGTTCAAAAAGAGTTGGCAACAAAGCAAGATGAATTAGAGAAAAAGCGAAAAGAAAATGAGGAATTAAGTAAGGGTGGTTTTGCACCTGGAAATGATCCTTTTGCAGAAGAGATTAGTGATAAGCAAGATGAAGCCTATTATCAGGAACATTTAATCGGTAGAATTGCAATTCCTAAAATTGAAGTGGATATTCCGTTATTTGATACGACCAATCATTTTCTTTTGAATCGAGGAGCTGCGGTTTTACAAGGTACGTCGTTTCCCGCAGGAGGGCAAAATACCCATACTGTGATTTCTGCCCACAGCGGATTACCTGATCGCATTTTATTCACAGATTTGGAAAAGGTAAAAAAAGGCGATCAATTTGTCTTAACCGTTTACGGTGAAAAATTAGCTTACGAGGTTAACAAAATCGAAGTTGTCCTGCCCAGTGAGACGAGCAGTTTAAAAATTGAAGCAGGACAAGACTTAGCAACTTTGATTACATGTACACCGTATATGATTAATTCTCATCGCTTGTTAGTCACAGGACATCGTGTGCCTTATACAGATAAATTAGAAAAGGCTGTAGAAAAAGGAAACAAAGCACGTGAACAAAAAAATATTTTCATTCTCATGGGCACAATCTTACTCGTATTACTTTTGCTTTATTTATTATACCGTGCCATTAAGGCTTTTGTTTTGAAACGTCGTCGTTTTGAGCTAACTTTTATTAGAGAAAATAAAGACAGTGAAGCAATACCAGCGGCGCAATATATTTTATTCAATAAAAAAGGCAAAGCACCCGTTATCCGTAATGGGGATACATTAAAAGCAACTGCTCAAATGGATGGCACAGTTACATTTGAAGATTTACCAGGAGCTTTATATACTTTAAAAGAAATTAAGCCAGATAACACACTAGAGATAAAAGTTGGTGTAAAAGGGTGGCGGCAAAAAACAATTAGATTTTACCCGAATAAAAAACAAACCAAGTGGCTAATAGTTTCAGATAAACCGATTATTCGCAAATAA
- a CDS encoding thiamine diphosphokinase translates to MNILIVAGGNPHLWPEDIMAQSFDLFVGIDRGALYLLEQEKEVALAVGDFDSLSKQEHDFVLQHAKEVVSAVAEKDDTDTQLALVSVFTKYPLAQVTLIGATGGRLDHLLANIWLGVEPRFAPFMQQITIQDNQNSVSYLPAGNHQVKKIPTMNYLAYCCLTPVSKLTLTKSKYTLDHIEVLHPTSYASNEFVGEVAEISFASGIIAVIQSRD, encoded by the coding sequence ATGAATATACTGATTGTAGCAGGTGGTAACCCGCATTTATGGCCAGAGGATATTATGGCGCAATCTTTTGATTTATTTGTCGGTATTGATCGAGGAGCTCTTTATTTATTAGAACAAGAAAAAGAAGTGGCACTTGCAGTGGGCGATTTTGATTCCTTAAGTAAACAAGAACATGATTTTGTCTTACAACACGCCAAAGAAGTTGTTTCTGCTGTGGCAGAAAAAGATGATACTGATACCCAACTTGCACTCGTTTCAGTGTTTACCAAGTATCCATTGGCACAAGTCACATTAATTGGAGCAACAGGAGGCCGCCTTGATCATCTCTTGGCTAATATTTGGCTTGGCGTAGAACCACGCTTTGCTCCGTTTATGCAACAAATTACTATTCAAGACAACCAAAACAGCGTAAGTTATTTACCAGCAGGAAATCATCAAGTAAAAAAAATTCCTACTATGAACTATTTGGCCTATTGCTGTTTAACCCCTGTTTCAAAACTAACTTTAACAAAAAGCAAATACACATTGGATCATATAGAAGTTTTACACCCTACATCATATGCTAGTAATGAATTTGTTGGTGAAGTTGCAGAAATTAGTTTTGCAAGTGGCATTATTGCCGTCATTCAAAGTCGTGATTAG
- the rsgA gene encoding ribosome small subunit-dependent GTPase A, whose protein sequence is MKGQIRKALSGFYYVVTADNTVYQTRGRGNFRKRKLTPLVGDRVEFESSNLTDGYILDLLPRKNELVRPPVANVDLGIVVISMVEPAFSYNLLDRFLVNLEFKDIEPVIYLSKLDLLADKDASTKVKSVYETIGYNVIASEDDETNKRALEKLFKDKLSVFMGQSGAGKSTLLNKIRPDLALETAAISDHLGRGKHTTRHVELLEIGGGLVADTPGFSSLEFQEITSQELPRMFPEFVQAAPLCKFRECQHVNEPDCEVKRQVAKKEIAVTRYDNYLQFLAEIEKRRPVYKKSK, encoded by the coding sequence GTGAAAGGTCAAATCAGAAAAGCTTTAAGTGGCTTTTATTATGTAGTGACAGCAGATAACACGGTTTATCAAACCAGAGGGCGTGGTAATTTTCGTAAACGGAAATTGACACCTTTGGTAGGAGATCGGGTAGAGTTTGAAAGTAGTAATCTTACGGATGGCTATATTTTAGATTTACTCCCTCGCAAAAACGAATTAGTCCGTCCGCCAGTCGCAAACGTAGATTTAGGAATAGTAGTTATTAGCATGGTGGAGCCTGCGTTTTCTTATAATTTATTGGATCGTTTTTTAGTTAATTTGGAATTTAAAGATATTGAACCTGTCATTTATTTAAGTAAATTAGATTTGCTAGCAGATAAAGACGCTAGCACAAAAGTTAAATCCGTATACGAAACAATCGGCTATAACGTCATTGCTTCAGAAGATGACGAAACGAATAAACGGGCCTTAGAAAAATTATTTAAAGATAAACTTAGTGTTTTTATGGGGCAGTCTGGTGCGGGCAAGTCCACTTTGTTAAATAAAATTCGACCTGATTTAGCTTTAGAAACAGCAGCTATTTCTGATCATCTGGGACGAGGAAAACACACAACTCGTCATGTGGAACTATTAGAGATTGGCGGTGGGTTGGTAGCAGACACCCCTGGCTTTAGCTCATTAGAATTTCAAGAGATTACATCTCAAGAGCTACCCCGTATGTTCCCGGAATTTGTTCAAGCAGCGCCATTGTGCAAGTTTCGTGAATGTCAACATGTGAATGAACCAGATTGCGAAGTAAAACGACAAGTAGCAAAAAAAGAAATTGCGGTAACGCGCTATGATAATTATCTGCAATTTTTAGCAGAAATTGAAAAGCGCCGACCAGTATATAAGAAGAGTAAATAA